The Brockia lithotrophica genome includes the window AGGGAAACCTCGTGTTCGGCAGAACGTCCCCCGAAGAGGAGGGCGAGCTTGATGCGCGTAGACATGACCGTCCCCGCCTTCGTACGTCTTGATGCCCCAGTAGCGGGCGCAAAAAGGCCGACCCTTTCTCTTTTTCCTACGCGTATTGTACCTTAAGAAAGAACCGCCCCGTCGCATCGGCGCCCGCGGCGGAGTCCGAGGCGCGGAGCCGAACCCTTTAGCCTCTTTCATTCCATCCTCGCATTCCATCCTCGGGAGGAGAGAACATGACCCGGCCGAACGCGTCCGATCCCCAAAGTTCAAAACAAGGCGCCGAAGCCGCCGTGCTTTGGGGTCCGCACACCGAGCGCACGCGGCAGCTATTTCCCCTCGGCGGCGCCCGCGGAGAAATGCGCATGCCACTGGAGGTCGTCTACGCCATCGCTCTGATCAAAAAAGCCGCCGCCCGCGTCTGGGCGCGCCGCGGCGTGTTTTCCCCCGCAAAGGGGGAAGCCATCGCCGCCGCCGCAGACGAGATCCTCGCCGGGCGTCACGACGACCAATTTCCCCTGCCCGTGTGGCAGACGGGTTCGGGGACACACACGCACATCAACGTGAACGAAGTCATCGCCCGCCGCGCGGAAGAGATCCTCGCCGCCCGAGGCGTCGACGAACGCGTGCACCCGTATGACGACGTAAACCGCGGCCAGAGTTCTAACGACGTCTTCCCATCCGCCATGCACATCGCCGCGCGCACGCTCGCCGAAGAGCGGCTCTTCCCCGCCCTCGAAGAATTCCTCTCTGTCCTGTGGGAAAAGGCGTGCGCCTACCGTTTGACGGTGAAGCTCGGACGCACGCACCTCATGGACGCCGTTCCCCTCACCTTCGGACAGGAGATCTCCGGATGGGCGGCGCTCGTGGAGGCCGACCTGCGCCGGATCCGGGAGGCGGCGGCGGAGTTGGAGGAACTGGCCCTCGGAGGTACGGCCGTGGGCACAGGGCTCAACGCACCTGAAGGGTTCGCCGAAGAGGTCGTCGAAGAACTCGCCCGCCTCACGGGCTTCCCCCTTCGGCGTGCGGAAAACCCCTTCGCCGCCCTATCCGGGCAAAACGCGCTCGCCCGCTTTCACGCCGTCCTGCGCGTCCTCGCCGCCGACCTCTTCAAGATCGCAGGGGACGTCCGCCTCCTCGCCAGCGGTCCGCGGGGCGGTTTGGGGGAAATCCGCCTACCGGCCAACGAAGCTGGGAGTTCGATCATGCCGGGCAAGGTGAACCCTACCCAAGCCGAAATGCTCCAGATGGTCGCCGTGCAGGTCATGGGCTACGACGCCGCCGTCGGCTTCGCCGCCGCCTTGGGGCAGCTGGAGTTTACGACGTTTCGCCCCCTCGTGGCGTACAACGTCCTCACGTCGATCAAACTCTTGGGCGACGCCGTCCGCAGCTTCACGGAGTTTGCCCTTCGGGGACTCGAGGCCGACGAGCGAGCGATGCGGGAGCACCTCTCCCGTTCGCTCATGCTCGTCACCGCCCTCTCGCCGCGCATCGGCTACGAACGGGCGGCGGAAGTCGCCCGCCTCGCCCAGCGCGAGGGGATCACCTTGCGTGAGGCGGCCGCACGCCTCGGCGTCCTCACTCCGGAAGAGTTCGACCGCCTCGTACGTCCTGAGGACATGGTCGGAACCTTCCTCGTCCGCGAAGCGCACTTCTGCGGCGACGGAGAGGCTCAAGGCTGACGCCGAATGAGCGAACAAAAGAGTTCCGGATCTACGTTGCCGCCGGAAA containing:
- a CDS encoding class II fumarate hydratase, giving the protein MTRPNASDPQSSKQGAEAAVLWGPHTERTRQLFPLGGARGEMRMPLEVVYAIALIKKAAARVWARRGVFSPAKGEAIAAAADEILAGRHDDQFPLPVWQTGSGTHTHINVNEVIARRAEEILAARGVDERVHPYDDVNRGQSSNDVFPSAMHIAARTLAEERLFPALEEFLSVLWEKACAYRLTVKLGRTHLMDAVPLTFGQEISGWAALVEADLRRIREAAAELEELALGGTAVGTGLNAPEGFAEEVVEELARLTGFPLRRAENPFAALSGQNALARFHAVLRVLAADLFKIAGDVRLLASGPRGGLGEIRLPANEAGSSIMPGKVNPTQAEMLQMVAVQVMGYDAAVGFAAALGQLEFTTFRPLVAYNVLTSIKLLGDAVRSFTEFALRGLEADERAMREHLSRSLMLVTALSPRIGYERAAEVARLAQREGITLREAAARLGVLTPEEFDRLVRPEDMVGTFLVREAHFCGDGEAQG